One window of Electrophorus electricus isolate fEleEle1 chromosome 24, fEleEle1.pri, whole genome shotgun sequence genomic DNA carries:
- the etv7 gene encoding transcription factor ETV7 isoform X1 yields the protein MTNASTPQTLIKDSREGSMPENTTAFLNIPNLLASMYTETSDDLCRLPGRLRINPSLWDKEDVNLWLRWAQREYSLRRAEHDKFEMNGKALCLLTKEDFRLRCPSSGDVLYELLQHVKQQRRGLVCSSSSGPGPPISPTQGSLGALCAAAGPCTSTNRSVPVCSVNPNTQTSVSPNTDQMTGMRQHCLVQPHSLSSQTHSETPCASEEASSQTSIGSSMHLNSQSLVLCYKDEPLNLSNRSEAVKYTTQTVEANGKIADCRLLWDYVYHLLLDSRYESYIRWEDPDAMVFRVVDPNGLARLWGNHKNRANMTYEKMSRALRHYYKLKIIKKELGQRLLFRFLKTPEEIIQGRSDRSEPPESPNSPTSPAYREEILEVSPNSTPDPSSPESHHSLSVSPLS from the exons ATGACTAACGCCTCCACACCACAAACCCTGATCAAG GACTCCAGGGAGGGATCCATGCCCGAGAATACAACTGCTTTCTTGAACATCCCCAATCTTTTGGCTTCCATGTACACTGAAACTTCAGATGATCTGTGCAGGCTTCCTGGAAGATTAC GCATAAATCCTTCCCTGTGGGATAAGGAAGATGTGAACTTGTGGCTGCGTTGGGCTCAGAGGGAGTACTCCTTACGCCGTGCTGAACACGACAAGTTTGAGATGAATGGCAAAGCGCTGTGCCTCCTCACCAAAGAGGACTTCCGCCTCCGTTGTCCCAGCTCCG GCGATGTCCTGTATGAGCTCCTGCAGCATGTAAAACAGCAGAGACGAGGCCTGGTCTGCAGTTCCAGCTCTGGTCCCGGTCCTCCCATCAGCCCCACGCAGGGCTCCCTCGGGGCTCTCTGTGCAGCAG CAGGTCCCTGTACTTCCACTAACAGATCTGTGCCTGTTTGCTCCGTGAATCCAAACACCCAAACATCAGTCTCACCAAATACAGATCAGATGACAGGAATGAGACAACACTGTCTTGTTCAGCCACACAGCCtctcttcacaaacacactcag AAACTCCATGTGCTTCTGAAGAAGCCAGTTCCCAGACCTCTATTGGCTCATCTATGCATCTGAACAGTCAATCCTTGGTCCTCTGTTATAAAGACGAACCCCTCAACCTGTCCAACAGATCAGAAGCAGTCAAGTACACCACACAAACTGTGGAGGCCAATGGCAAAATTGCAG ACTGCAGGCTACTGTGGGATTATGTTTATCACCTGCTGCTGGACTCACGGTATGAATCTTACATCCGCTGGGAGGACCCAGATGCCATGGTCTTTAGAGTCGTAGACCCCAATGGACTGGCTCGCCTCTGGGGAAACCATAAG AACAGGGCCAATATGACCTATGAGAAAATGTCAAGAGCCCTGCGCCATTATTACAAACTTAAGATCATCAAAAAGGAGTTGGGACAGAGACTCCTCTTCAG GTTTCTAAAGACCCCAGAGGAGATTATTCAGGGGAGGTCAGATAGATCAGAACCCCCTGAGTCTCCTAATAGCCCCACTTCCCCTGCATACAGAGAGGAAATTCTTGAAGTGTCACCCAACTCAACTCCTGACCCATCCAGCCCTGAATCTCACCACAGCCTCAGTGTGTCCCCACTGTCTTAA
- the etv7 gene encoding transcription factor ETV7 isoform X2: protein MTNASTPQTLIKDSREGSMPENTTAFLNIPNLLASMYTETSDDLCRLPGRLRINPSLWDKEDVNLWLRWAQREYSLRRAEHDKFEMNGKALCLLTKEDFRLRCPSSGDVLYELLQHVKQQRRGLVCSSSSGPGPPISPTQGSLGALCAAGPCTSTNRSVPVCSVNPNTQTSVSPNTDQMTGMRQHCLVQPHSLSSQTHSETPCASEEASSQTSIGSSMHLNSQSLVLCYKDEPLNLSNRSEAVKYTTQTVEANGKIADCRLLWDYVYHLLLDSRYESYIRWEDPDAMVFRVVDPNGLARLWGNHKNRANMTYEKMSRALRHYYKLKIIKKELGQRLLFRFLKTPEEIIQGRSDRSEPPESPNSPTSPAYREEILEVSPNSTPDPSSPESHHSLSVSPLS, encoded by the exons ATGACTAACGCCTCCACACCACAAACCCTGATCAAG GACTCCAGGGAGGGATCCATGCCCGAGAATACAACTGCTTTCTTGAACATCCCCAATCTTTTGGCTTCCATGTACACTGAAACTTCAGATGATCTGTGCAGGCTTCCTGGAAGATTAC GCATAAATCCTTCCCTGTGGGATAAGGAAGATGTGAACTTGTGGCTGCGTTGGGCTCAGAGGGAGTACTCCTTACGCCGTGCTGAACACGACAAGTTTGAGATGAATGGCAAAGCGCTGTGCCTCCTCACCAAAGAGGACTTCCGCCTCCGTTGTCCCAGCTCCG GCGATGTCCTGTATGAGCTCCTGCAGCATGTAAAACAGCAGAGACGAGGCCTGGTCTGCAGTTCCAGCTCTGGTCCCGGTCCTCCCATCAGCCCCACGCAGGGCTCCCTCGGGGCTCTCTGTGCAGCAG GTCCCTGTACTTCCACTAACAGATCTGTGCCTGTTTGCTCCGTGAATCCAAACACCCAAACATCAGTCTCACCAAATACAGATCAGATGACAGGAATGAGACAACACTGTCTTGTTCAGCCACACAGCCtctcttcacaaacacactcag AAACTCCATGTGCTTCTGAAGAAGCCAGTTCCCAGACCTCTATTGGCTCATCTATGCATCTGAACAGTCAATCCTTGGTCCTCTGTTATAAAGACGAACCCCTCAACCTGTCCAACAGATCAGAAGCAGTCAAGTACACCACACAAACTGTGGAGGCCAATGGCAAAATTGCAG ACTGCAGGCTACTGTGGGATTATGTTTATCACCTGCTGCTGGACTCACGGTATGAATCTTACATCCGCTGGGAGGACCCAGATGCCATGGTCTTTAGAGTCGTAGACCCCAATGGACTGGCTCGCCTCTGGGGAAACCATAAG AACAGGGCCAATATGACCTATGAGAAAATGTCAAGAGCCCTGCGCCATTATTACAAACTTAAGATCATCAAAAAGGAGTTGGGACAGAGACTCCTCTTCAG GTTTCTAAAGACCCCAGAGGAGATTATTCAGGGGAGGTCAGATAGATCAGAACCCCCTGAGTCTCCTAATAGCCCCACTTCCCCTGCATACAGAGAGGAAATTCTTGAAGTGTCACCCAACTCAACTCCTGACCCATCCAGCCCTGAATCTCACCACAGCCTCAGTGTGTCCCCACTGTCTTAA
- the etv7 gene encoding transcription factor ETV7 isoform X3 produces MTNASTPQTLIKDSREGSMPENTTAFLNIPNLLASMYTETSDDLCRLPGRLRDVLYELLQHVKQQRRGLVCSSSSGPGPPISPTQGSLGALCAAAGPCTSTNRSVPVCSVNPNTQTSVSPNTDQMTGMRQHCLVQPHSLSSQTHSETPCASEEASSQTSIGSSMHLNSQSLVLCYKDEPLNLSNRSEAVKYTTQTVEANGKIADCRLLWDYVYHLLLDSRYESYIRWEDPDAMVFRVVDPNGLARLWGNHKNRANMTYEKMSRALRHYYKLKIIKKELGQRLLFRFLKTPEEIIQGRSDRSEPPESPNSPTSPAYREEILEVSPNSTPDPSSPESHHSLSVSPLS; encoded by the exons ATGACTAACGCCTCCACACCACAAACCCTGATCAAG GACTCCAGGGAGGGATCCATGCCCGAGAATACAACTGCTTTCTTGAACATCCCCAATCTTTTGGCTTCCATGTACACTGAAACTTCAGATGATCTGTGCAGGCTTCCTGGAAGATTAC GCGATGTCCTGTATGAGCTCCTGCAGCATGTAAAACAGCAGAGACGAGGCCTGGTCTGCAGTTCCAGCTCTGGTCCCGGTCCTCCCATCAGCCCCACGCAGGGCTCCCTCGGGGCTCTCTGTGCAGCAG CAGGTCCCTGTACTTCCACTAACAGATCTGTGCCTGTTTGCTCCGTGAATCCAAACACCCAAACATCAGTCTCACCAAATACAGATCAGATGACAGGAATGAGACAACACTGTCTTGTTCAGCCACACAGCCtctcttcacaaacacactcag AAACTCCATGTGCTTCTGAAGAAGCCAGTTCCCAGACCTCTATTGGCTCATCTATGCATCTGAACAGTCAATCCTTGGTCCTCTGTTATAAAGACGAACCCCTCAACCTGTCCAACAGATCAGAAGCAGTCAAGTACACCACACAAACTGTGGAGGCCAATGGCAAAATTGCAG ACTGCAGGCTACTGTGGGATTATGTTTATCACCTGCTGCTGGACTCACGGTATGAATCTTACATCCGCTGGGAGGACCCAGATGCCATGGTCTTTAGAGTCGTAGACCCCAATGGACTGGCTCGCCTCTGGGGAAACCATAAG AACAGGGCCAATATGACCTATGAGAAAATGTCAAGAGCCCTGCGCCATTATTACAAACTTAAGATCATCAAAAAGGAGTTGGGACAGAGACTCCTCTTCAG GTTTCTAAAGACCCCAGAGGAGATTATTCAGGGGAGGTCAGATAGATCAGAACCCCCTGAGTCTCCTAATAGCCCCACTTCCCCTGCATACAGAGAGGAAATTCTTGAAGTGTCACCCAACTCAACTCCTGACCCATCCAGCCCTGAATCTCACCACAGCCTCAGTGTGTCCCCACTGTCTTAA